Within Lolium rigidum isolate FL_2022 chromosome 5, APGP_CSIRO_Lrig_0.1, whole genome shotgun sequence, the genomic segment AGTGATAGGAGAACCTGAGACTTCCAGACCAGAGGAACAAAAAGAAGACATTTACTGATTTACGCGAAGAAGTAAATGACGTGATGCAACGTCAGTCGGAACCCACCGCTATAAACCGCAATCACGCAATGACTGGGAGCAATCCCACCCGTAGGAAGGAAAGAAGCCCAGGAACCAGTAACCCGTAACaccccaagacaaaaagaaaggaaaaccaAAACAACCAATGGACGCAACCAGCAAAATAAAAAAACCAGCGTACACGAGAGAATATGCAAATGTGCTCTCAGGTGTCAGATCTGCTCATAGGGCAGAGATTGAAGTTGGAACGCGGAATGAGATATCCAGATATGAATAGATCTCAGATTGGGATATCCATTTCTTGATAAATCTCAGATTTGGGGTTTCCTAAGAGCCACTATAATGGTTTTACATAATACAACTTACCTGAAAGTATAGAATTTCTTGCACAGAGGCTGCGGTAGGGACTCCTTCTGGCCACATTGGTATGACTACATAAACTGCAAATCTTTCGTCAGCTCTAATTTTGCTCGCAATTTTGAGGGCCAACTCCATTGGTATCAGATTGTCGGCACCTGCAACATCCCAAGGGATCATAATTCCAGTATGTTTAAATCATGTTGTAACATTTAGTATCTATGAAAAATTCACACAGCAGTACCATCAGCAACAAAGCATGAATGGGAATAAAAAGAATGTGACCTGTGTTATGAAAGTAGAAAGAGAAAGATAAATTAATGTTTTCTTCCTACTTTCATAGTTAGTACTTTATACCAAAATATGTGTGTGCCTGTTTTGCCATGTTTCAGCAGCAGAAGAATATGCATGGTAACAATCAACATGCCAAGTTGCAGGCGGGATGAAAAAGAACCACAACCTGAATTCACATAGGATGGCCATGCGTACGAAGAACCAAGAAAATACTGATTTTCTATGTAAATGAAATGTTGCGCTGATCTGATTGCCCGGACATATGCTGTGTGGATGCTCTTATCGATTATGAGATTCTTTCGGCACACAAGATTCTGCAGAAGTCCATTAAATAATTAGTACTTtatacccaaaaaaaaaaattaatggcACAGGAAAGGGGatggaaaaatttgcaaagaaacAGCACCACAAACTCTATAGATTTGCTGAACATTGCCAAGGAGTATATTCCCAATGTTGCCACGATATAAGCAAAAGTGAAGATGTGCCCGACTAACCTGCTTTGAAGCTTCTTTGCTCTCACTAGGAAATCCTTTTAGAGAGCCTGAATCAATTGACCGGAATATCTGGAACATTAACATATGTTAAAAGAGTGCCTAGAATTCACAAGTGTTAACATAAGCAGAACTTATAAGAGCAGTGCTAAGACCTGAACATGCCAGTTTTCAGGATCTTCTTCTTTTGAAACCCGCAAACTAACATGATCATTTGGAACATTAGGCGAAGGGCTTAGTATCCATGAGATACGCTCCAGCTTTATCAAGGCGTCATCTTTCCAACGAGTTACTTTCCTAAATCGATTACGGAACTTGGTAGCCTTTCTCCAGCGTTGCTCAAAATTTTTCAAGACATCATAGGCAGCTGGTCCATCAATCTTACAGTGCAAATCATGCCATGGTTGTCTTGGTCCTTTCGTACTTCCCTGCATCAAGGGAACACATATGATGCTACAAAGATTAAAACTCGATAAGATAAACGTGGTGCAAGAAAAGCACTGGCAATCAGGCATTCATTCATTGCACCAGCTTCTGGAAGCTTACTTTTTCGACTCTAATTTGATGAGCATAGAGATGTTGTGTAGAACATGTTCACAAAAATGAACTCACCGAAAATGTTGGGTTATGATAATCGTTTTCGAATACTGTGTCAAGGTCTTTAAAAAGCCTATGTTGGGGAGTATCATAACGCCCATCACAAAGATCTAGCCCCCCAACAAAAGCAGTAACTTTCCGCTTGTTTCCCCAAGCTTGTGTATCAACCATCACACATTTTTGATGGTGAGTAAACAATGTACCAACAACCTGCATGATAGAAGTTCAAGATTGTCAAATGTGGTAAACAAAAGAGCACATGAGTAGCATGCAGAATACAAAAGATATTCATAACAAGATGTTGCTTATTTTGAACACAAGATAACTGCCGCCTCCTGATTATATTTGAATAAACCTATTTGTCAACTTAGTTGTACATTTACTATCCATATGGCACCaacacaacatggtaaatatttacTCGCTAAAAGGGGAAGCCTGAGTAAATATTAACTTGCTTAATTAAAGTTTATCTGATAAGCATTACTTACAGTTAATAAAAAAACTGAACAAACTACCTATAAAACATGCTGTCTGAAACTTGCCTGTTGTTTGAAAATGCTCAGCTTACTGCTGGCATATCGAGGTGAAAGAACACAAATGACTGAGGAATGCTTGAAGAACTTTCTAGTTTCCTCATCATGTGTTCCCATCACACCACCCTGCAAAAGCATATAAAGGAGGACTTATTCTTAAATATCATCACAAAGAACCCCTTAAgagtcacacacacacacacacacaccaaaagGAACAGGTTGTACGAATTATGATGAGCATGATAAACTGTGCACCCTATTTAGTAGATTCAGAAAACACGGCCTCGGTGTGAATTGCATAAGAACGTGGCCATAGTTTACGCCAAATTGAAAACagagaaaacacaaccaagccaaAATATCCAGGTAATAAGAGAAATGTTGCAAGTCTAAAACAGACATCCCTTCAATTTCTCATTTGGTTCATATGAATATGGAAATAACTTATACTAGAAGTAGTACTGCTTTGGCTGAACACTACTACTTAAATTGATGTTGACTACAAGTATATATTGGAGATTGGCATCTATGTAGCAACATCACATAACCCCCTGTCATCGAGTCAACATCAAATTTCATAGTATGAGGCAGTCCCAAATTCCTCAAACTGCTAAGCAGTAAAATTAGGCGCAAAACTAGTAGTACTAGTAGACTAAACAATAATTCCTCACCGTTTTGATGAAGAGCTTGTCATGCGACGTCTTGTCGTCCCAGACGAGCAGGCAGACCCTGACACCCTCCTGCGACTTGAACTTGAGCAGTTCCCCGAGCGTGAGGTCGCCGCCCTCCGGCAGCGGCCTGGAGGATGAGGGCTCGCGCACAAGCCTGACCTTGTCGTAGATGGACCATCCGACGATGTAGATCATGTGGTGCGCCTCGAGTATGGCGTGGCAGATGTCCTCCCAGCACTGGTTGTGCTGGAACAGCTTCCCCGGCTCGAGCTGGATCTCCGGCAGGTCCCCCTCGTTGACGTGCGCGTCCTGGTAGAGCGTGACCTGCCCGCCGTGGCGCAGCGGGAAGTAGGAGTCCTTGACGCCCTGCTGCTCGGGGTCGCCGGGGATGCCGCAGCGGTACATGGGGTTGGTGGCGAGCGGGCGGAAGCGGAAGCGGAGGAAGAGCGCGGTGCGTGGCTTGTATGGCTTGCCGCTGGGCCCGAGGACGGGGAACCAGCCCTCgacctcgtcgtcgacggcggcggcgacctggTCGGCGGGCACGGAGGCGGTGCCGATGAGCTGCGCGCCGAAGGTGTCGTTGTCCTTGACCTGGAAGTCGAGCGCGGCGGCGCGGTGCGCGAGCGGCACGAAGAACTGCTCGGCCCAGCGCGGCTCCTGGCTGTTGGGGATGACGGCGGTGCgcgcgacgacggcgccggcgacggAGAGCGTGACGTAGGGGTCGCTGGTGATGATcctgcggtggtggcggcgcgggtccTCCCCGCCGCGGTGGTTGGCGGGGTGCGCCTGCTTGggcgcgcaggaggcggcggtgcCGCAGGTGGCGAAGCAGCGGCGGATGTGCTCGGAGAACATGTCCATGTTGGGGAGCAGCCGCGCCTCGACGATCCACAGGTCCAGGTCCCCGTGCAGGAGGATGGGCTTGGGCGGGGAGGCCTCGTCGCCGCCCGCCGACGACGCCATCGACGGCGGCGCCGTGGGCGGgggaatggcggcggcggcggcggccagcttgGAATCGGAGCCGGGCCCGCCCGCGTGCGTGGTTTATACCTCTCCTCCGCAACGTGCCGCGGCGACCCCCGCTGCCCGGCGGGGAatccggcggtggcggtggggcgGCAGGCGAGGCCACGCGCGCTCCCGCGAACGGCCGGCAAAGCTGGAGGGGGAGGTGGGGGTGAGGTGGTGGAGGATCTCGGAGTTGGCAATCCAGCCTAAAATAGTATGTATGGGGTTTACTTATCTTTGAGAAGATAATTAAAGCATGGGTTTTACGTTCCCACTGTGGACGACCTTCTTATTTTAAGGAATTAGTTAAAACAGAGGTTTCATATGAAAAAAGCAGCAGTGCAGACGGTTTGGACGGTAGGATTTGTCCCGTTTTCAGGTAAGAACCCTTTGCCTCCACTCCAAGGTGTCTCTTCCATTCGGTCGCACAAAAGTTCAaaacgagctcaagtggaatttaTTTATACGGAAAATCTACCGGAAATTCCCCCTTTTTTTTTCTCCCGACCTACAGGTCTCTCTATATATTTTAAAAATTACAGCCTGGAGGAGATTCAGAGAGTCTAATTGGTGATGACAGGGAATTCTGGACTAAGACTCAGGGTTGTTTCTGGGATGATTTCTACAACTCTCTACAGATCATATGAGGAATGACGCTTTGTGCAGCCCAGGGCTATCAACAAGCAAGAGCTCCCATATTCAGTGCCACTgattaccgctttgtggttgataccttgtAGAACTTGGGTCTTCTTGATCTTGTGTGCCCAGCTCATGTTCATCAGTTTCACTTCACAattttgtttcatgatgatactgCTCGCACTATGACCTGAATGTCCGGCACGGAGCAGTATTCTTGCAACTACAATGACTTCTGTGAAGCAATGGGATTTGATGTTGGTCGTGCTCGAAGCTTTCAGATGCACTATGAGGAACAATTTACTCACGGTGATATTGCATTCTGTTATCCTCCAGAGCCTTCTCATGCTCCTCCACTGATCTCAAGAATGTATTACTCTTATCAAGTCCTAACGAAGATGTTCCGTGAGAGTTTGATCAGCAAATCTGGAGATTCTAGTGACTGTCGTGC encodes:
- the LOC124652412 gene encoding phospholipase D delta, with protein sequence MASSAGGDEASPPKPILLHGDLDLWIVEARLLPNMDMFSEHIRRCFATCGTAASCAPKQAHPANHRGGEDPRRHHRRIITSDPYVTLSVAGAVVARTAVIPNSQEPRWAEQFFVPLAHRAAALDFQVKDNDTFGAQLIGTASVPADQVAAAVDDEVEGWFPVLGPSGKPYKPRTALFLRFRFRPLATNPMYRCGIPGDPEQQGVKDSYFPLRHGGQVTLYQDAHVNEGDLPEIQLEPGKLFQHNQCWEDICHAILEAHHMIYIVGWSIYDKVRLVREPSSSRPLPEGGDLTLGELLKFKSQEGVRVCLLVWDDKTSHDKLFIKTGGVMGTHDEETRKFFKHSSVICVLSPRYASSKLSIFKQQVVGTLFTHHQKCVMVDTQAWGNKRKVTAFVGGLDLCDGRYDTPQHRLFKDLDTVFENDYHNPTFSGSTKGPRQPWHDLHCKIDGPAAYDVLKNFEQRWRKATKFRNRFRKVTRWKDDALIKLERISWILSPSPNVPNDHVSLRVSKEEDPENWHVQIFRSIDSGSLKGFPSESKEASKQNLVCRKNLIIDKSIHTAYVRAIRSAQHFIYIENQYFLGSSYAWPSYVNSGADNLIPMELALKIASKIRADERFAVYVVIPMWPEGVPTAASVQEILYFQAQTMEMMYRVIAQELKAMNIENANLQDYLNFYCLGNREEPSTNGSPDSDKSSDKSAAGLARKYRRFMIYVHAKGMIVDDEYVILGSANINQRSLAGSRDTEIAMGAYQPHHAWATKGGHPHGQVYGYRNSLWAEHLGVVDDRFKDPSSLDCVRLVNQIAEENWERFTSEDMKTLQGHLLRYPVRIEPDGNIGPLPDQECFPDVGGKICGAPTSLPDSLTM